One window from the genome of Candidatus Didemnitutus sp. encodes:
- a CDS encoding DUF3570 domain-containing protein yields the protein MTPSTVSSARPRSLGLTFAFAAWLGLSAPRARAENALTYKYEDYSEASDRIAVTTQSALLEQDLGHDFRLKLQGVTDAIVGATPNGQPAPAGSDQVVLTHISERRHEWSLDLSRQLALWNLAASYANSRESDYHSQGWSLNALGHFNEKNTTLLLGVGGTSDDVKVFYQAPWVRKRSLDLAAGVTQLLDANTSIAFNLSLSRATGYLNDQYKLVQKSIEVGPGVFLPFTFGENRPDERTKWIALASVNRALPSAAAAIEASYRFYHDTFGTSSHTVDFSWLQKLGARLVLIPHLRLYTQSAADFYYYRLDGTNITPTGGAPRSGGPFYSSDYRLSELRSTTLALKAVATLSLRWQLDAELARYDMHGRDRVTPASAYPRANIVTLGARFSW from the coding sequence ACTTTCGCTTTCGCTGCATGGCTCGGTCTCTCCGCGCCCCGCGCGCGCGCCGAAAACGCGCTCACCTACAAATACGAGGACTACAGTGAGGCGAGCGATCGCATCGCCGTCACCACGCAGAGCGCACTCCTCGAACAGGACCTCGGTCACGACTTCCGCCTGAAGCTCCAGGGCGTCACCGACGCGATCGTCGGCGCCACGCCCAACGGCCAGCCCGCCCCCGCGGGCAGCGATCAGGTCGTGCTCACGCACATCAGCGAGCGCCGCCATGAGTGGTCGCTCGATCTCTCGCGCCAGCTTGCGCTTTGGAATCTGGCCGCCAGCTACGCCAACAGCCGCGAGAGCGACTACCACTCGCAAGGCTGGTCCCTGAACGCACTCGGCCATTTCAACGAGAAGAACACCACGCTCCTCCTGGGCGTTGGCGGCACGAGCGACGACGTGAAGGTTTTCTACCAAGCGCCGTGGGTGCGGAAACGCTCCCTCGATCTCGCGGCGGGAGTGACCCAGCTCCTCGATGCGAACACCTCGATCGCATTCAACCTCTCACTCAGCCGCGCGACCGGCTACCTCAACGACCAATATAAGCTCGTCCAAAAATCCATCGAGGTCGGCCCGGGCGTTTTCCTGCCGTTCACGTTCGGCGAAAACCGTCCCGACGAACGCACGAAGTGGATCGCGCTCGCCTCGGTTAATCGCGCGCTGCCGTCGGCCGCCGCCGCGATCGAGGCGAGTTACCGCTTCTATCACGACACATTCGGAACCAGCAGCCACACCGTCGATTTTTCCTGGCTGCAAAAGCTCGGTGCGCGCCTCGTGCTCATTCCGCACCTGCGCCTCTACACGCAGAGCGCGGCGGACTTCTACTACTACCGGCTCGATGGCACGAACATCACGCCCACTGGCGGCGCGCCGCGATCTGGCGGGCCGTTCTATTCCTCCGACTACCGCCTCTCTGAACTGCGCTCGACAACCCTTGCGCTGAAAGCAGTCGCGACGCTCTCCTTGCGCTGGCAACTCGACGCCGAGCTTGCGCGCTACGACATGCACGGACGCGATCGTGTGACGCCGGCCAGCGCTTATCCGCGGGCGAACATCGTCACGCTCGGCGCGAGATTTTCCTGGTAA
- a CDS encoding FAD:protein FMN transferase: MTAETPTSIRARAASAGDSSLRLLAFPALGTTCEVQYVAADAAQATAFERAVVEWVSGFETKYSRFRPTSLVSRINDAAGRAWVDVDADMEQMLALGDALFATTGGVLDPTALPLLALWNWKADHPKIPVQAQIDAARRLVGWRKVQRLPGKVFLPERGMALDFGGFGKEYAVDIVAHLAREHGIACALIDFGRDVFVLGAPPGRAAWHLGLEDPHSPGATWGSIAVRGGLGVASSGDYVRCFTIDGRRYGHIVDPRSGRPVDNGCRQVTVVADTCLQAGVLSTAAFVLGAARGMELIEHCPGAEGVIVTETARHHSRGFHAYVVA; the protein is encoded by the coding sequence ATGACTGCCGAGACACCCACGAGCATTCGTGCCCGCGCCGCGTCCGCCGGCGATTCGTCGCTGCGTCTGCTCGCGTTTCCGGCGCTCGGCACCACTTGCGAGGTCCAATACGTCGCCGCCGATGCTGCACAAGCGACCGCGTTCGAGCGCGCGGTCGTGGAGTGGGTGAGCGGCTTCGAAACGAAATATTCGCGCTTCCGCCCGACGAGCCTGGTCAGCCGCATCAACGACGCGGCCGGCCGCGCCTGGGTCGACGTCGACGCCGACATGGAGCAAATGCTCGCGCTCGGCGACGCATTGTTCGCCACCACCGGCGGCGTGCTCGATCCGACGGCGTTGCCTCTGCTGGCGCTTTGGAACTGGAAGGCAGACCATCCGAAGATCCCCGTGCAGGCCCAGATCGACGCGGCCCGTCGGTTGGTGGGATGGCGTAAAGTGCAGCGCCTGCCCGGGAAGGTATTTCTGCCCGAGAGAGGTATGGCCCTGGACTTCGGCGGCTTCGGCAAGGAATACGCCGTCGATATCGTGGCCCACCTTGCGCGGGAGCACGGCATTGCGTGCGCGCTGATCGATTTCGGCCGCGATGTATTCGTGCTGGGTGCCCCGCCCGGTCGGGCGGCGTGGCATCTCGGTCTCGAGGATCCGCACAGCCCCGGTGCGACGTGGGGCAGCATCGCGGTGCGTGGCGGACTCGGTGTCGCCTCGTCGGGCGACTATGTGCGCTGCTTCACGATCGATGGGCGGCGATACGGGCACATCGTCGATCCGCGGTCGGGCCGTCCGGTTGACAACGGCTGCCGACAGGTGACGGTTGTCGCCGATACGTGCCTGCAAGCCGGCGTGCTGTCGACCGCGGCTTTCGTTCTCGGCGCGGCGCGCGGGATGGAACTGATCGAGCATTGTCCCGGCGCGGAGGGAGTGATCGTGACCGAAACCGCGCGCCATCACAGTCGTGGTTTTCATGCCTATGTGGTCGCTTGA
- a CDS encoding TlpA family protein disulfide reductase — MALLVAVASFAGVHGRVAVGDAFPSLQEPTFALEGKLPPLSGRVLLVDFWASWCEPCRASFPFYARLHADYGARGLTIVGVSVDKQRAAYEEFRKRFAPPFPTMRDAQLRLAASVDVPAMPTCFLIGRNGRVRFVEVGFHGVDAGAELVRAIEAALAEN, encoded by the coding sequence GTGGCGCTGCTGGTTGCCGTCGCCTCGTTCGCGGGCGTCCACGGGCGTGTCGCGGTCGGCGACGCATTTCCGTCGCTCCAGGAGCCGACGTTCGCGCTCGAGGGTAAGCTGCCGCCCTTGTCGGGTCGTGTGCTCCTGGTGGATTTCTGGGCGTCGTGGTGCGAGCCGTGCCGGGCCTCCTTTCCCTTCTACGCCCGGCTCCACGCTGACTACGGTGCGCGCGGACTCACGATCGTCGGGGTCAGCGTCGACAAGCAGCGGGCCGCTTACGAGGAGTTCCGCAAGCGCTTCGCGCCTCCGTTTCCGACGATGCGCGACGCACAGCTTCGCCTCGCCGCATCCGTGGACGTTCCAGCGATGCCGACCTGCTTTCTCATTGGGCGAAATGGTCGTGTGCGCTTCGTGGAAGTGGGCTTCCACGGTGTGGACGCCGGCGCGGAACTCGTGCGCGCGATCGAGGCGGCCCTGGCCGAAAACTGA
- a CDS encoding DUF4266 domain-containing protein, producing the protein MKKNRLLQLLTLPVLAIGALVLSGCASTDLARVKPYEREAFAHYTMRADRDPLATMMNEHIFFSREAATGGRGVKGSGCGCN; encoded by the coding sequence ATGAAAAAGAATCGTCTCCTCCAGTTGCTGACCTTGCCGGTCCTCGCGATCGGCGCTCTGGTGCTCAGTGGGTGCGCGTCGACCGATCTTGCGCGTGTGAAACCCTACGAACGGGAGGCTTTCGCGCACTACACGATGCGTGCCGACCGCGATCCGCTCGCGACGATGATGAATGAGCACATTTTCTTTTCGCGCGAGGCGGCAACCGGCGGACGCGGCGTGAAAGGGAGTGGCTGCGGTTGCAACTGA
- a CDS encoding response regulator transcription factor, whose translation MRILIIEDELQLARHVTRALVRNGHFVNTQSDGAVGLRTALTELPDLVVLDLNLPTLDGLSVLAQLREAAHPARVLILTARGDVEHRVKGLKAGADDYLAKPFSLEELVARVEALGRRGVPVDKADLLRVADLAMDVIHRRVTRAGQPVALSPREFDLLQVLMQEPGRIFSRTELCERIWQRDHEYDTRTVEIFVTRLRKKVDAGFAVPLIHTKRLVGYTIQVPA comes from the coding sequence ATGCGAATCCTGATCATCGAGGACGAACTGCAGCTCGCGCGGCACGTCACCCGCGCGCTCGTGCGCAACGGGCACTTCGTCAATACCCAGTCTGACGGGGCAGTCGGCCTGCGCACGGCGCTGACTGAGCTGCCCGACCTTGTCGTGCTCGATTTGAACCTGCCCACGCTCGACGGGCTCTCTGTGCTCGCGCAACTCCGCGAGGCGGCTCATCCCGCGCGGGTGTTGATCCTGACGGCGCGCGGCGATGTCGAGCACCGCGTAAAAGGGCTGAAAGCCGGGGCCGACGACTACCTCGCGAAGCCGTTCTCCCTCGAAGAGCTCGTCGCCCGGGTGGAAGCACTGGGACGGCGCGGCGTGCCCGTCGACAAAGCCGATCTGCTGAGGGTGGCGGACCTCGCGATGGACGTCATTCATCGCCGTGTCACGCGCGCGGGCCAGCCCGTCGCGCTCTCGCCGCGCGAGTTCGATCTGTTGCAAGTGCTGATGCAGGAGCCCGGGCGGATTTTTTCGCGGACCGAGCTTTGCGAGCGCATTTGGCAGAGGGATCACGAATACGACACGCGCACCGTCGAGATCTTCGTCACTCGGCTCCGAAAGAAGGTGGACGCGGGATTTGCGGTGCCGCTCATTCACACCAAACGCCTCGTGGGCTACACGATTCAGGTGCCCGCGTGA
- a CDS encoding carboxypeptidase regulatory-like domain-containing protein yields MAWVGLAAVVHADCAIDGRVTLPKSRATPVVNQRYEIVSQGGVLGTNPPLAVVYLSGDFPESAKRPTVQVAQENMAFVPALLVIRTGTTVEFPNQDDVYHNIFSYSPTKRFDLGRYRKEDKPVPSVVFDAAGLVVLRCDIHEHMRGLILVLDSPHFTTTDADGRFRLRGLPAGRFTLKVWRDSRTTIERVVELRDGETLQLDFP; encoded by the coding sequence ATGGCTTGGGTCGGTCTGGCTGCGGTGGTGCACGCGGATTGCGCCATCGACGGACGCGTGACGCTGCCGAAGTCGCGTGCGACGCCGGTGGTCAACCAGCGCTACGAGATCGTTTCGCAGGGCGGCGTGCTCGGAACCAATCCGCCGCTCGCGGTGGTCTACCTGAGCGGCGATTTTCCAGAGTCGGCGAAGCGCCCGACAGTTCAGGTGGCGCAGGAAAACATGGCGTTCGTGCCGGCGCTGCTGGTGATCCGCACGGGCACGACCGTCGAGTTTCCCAATCAAGACGATGTCTACCACAACATCTTCTCCTATTCGCCCACCAAGCGGTTCGATCTGGGGCGTTACCGGAAGGAGGATAAGCCGGTGCCGTCCGTCGTTTTCGATGCGGCTGGCTTGGTCGTGTTGCGGTGCGACATCCACGAACACATGCGCGGGCTGATCCTCGTGCTCGATTCGCCTCATTTCACCACGACGGACGCCGACGGGCGATTTCGTTTGCGCGGTTTGCCGGCGGGGCGTTTCACGCTGAAGGTCTGGCGCGACAGCCGCACTACGATCGAGCGGGTGGTGGAGTTGCGCGACGGCGAGACCCTGCAGCTCGATTTTCCGTGA
- a CDS encoding HAMP domain-containing histidine kinase has translation MKESTSPSSAVPGFRTKLMVAMMVVVSVATALGLFYSQRNVAESVRRDFEREFRAEVAAVHAAQEVRDAALGERCRTLATKPRLRAALEDNALDLLYPSARDELAGVVAGSAEARASATSFQAEFYRFVDARGSVIDPPDARGVGLLSPAAERQLGTRDAPTNMQRGYIADGEILHEILAIPIPSSETGETIAVLVLGFRPPALGRITGASFARGLWLSGRLHLPGVGPGAASAVATRLAEDASVWAKSEHRLELEVGEQRCLVFYKLLNPASGYPPAYEVCAYPLDDLAARQRRLLWQFAAVWAALVVGSFLANRVLATRLSRPVEALAFDSEQNRAELRRTEAALEMSQEGLERTARFSANASHQLKTPVAVLRTGLEDLLASRKLDREVREEVSSLVHQTFRLSSVIEDLLLLSRLDEGRLQLEMETVDLVPLIDAWLDDLSALPDSRDLSVEKHLPATLPVRGEKRYTSLILQNLLENARKYNRTGGRVQIAATVTDTAVRLVIGNTGPTIPADAQAHIFERFHRGVVAENKPGHGLGLNLARELARLHRGDLELLRSTEDWTEFAVYFTRVAPEPSP, from the coding sequence GTGAAGGAATCAACTTCGCCCTCCAGCGCGGTGCCGGGCTTCAGAACGAAGCTGATGGTGGCGATGATGGTGGTGGTTTCCGTCGCGACGGCGCTGGGCCTGTTTTACTCGCAGCGCAATGTGGCGGAGTCGGTGCGCCGCGATTTCGAGCGCGAGTTCCGCGCGGAGGTGGCGGCGGTCCATGCGGCGCAGGAGGTTCGCGATGCCGCACTCGGCGAACGATGCCGCACCCTTGCGACCAAGCCGCGTTTGCGCGCGGCGCTGGAGGATAATGCGCTCGACCTGCTGTATCCAAGTGCGCGCGACGAGTTGGCGGGAGTGGTCGCGGGTTCGGCCGAGGCGCGCGCGTCGGCCACTTCGTTCCAGGCTGAGTTCTATCGCTTCGTGGATGCGCGCGGCAGCGTCATCGATCCGCCTGACGCGCGCGGAGTGGGTTTGTTGTCACCTGCGGCCGAGCGCCAGCTCGGCACCCGCGATGCGCCCACGAACATGCAGCGCGGTTACATCGCGGACGGCGAAATCCTGCACGAGATTCTCGCGATCCCCATTCCTTCGTCCGAAACGGGCGAGACCATCGCGGTGCTGGTGCTCGGCTTTCGCCCGCCCGCCCTCGGCCGAATCACCGGCGCATCTTTCGCGCGAGGTTTGTGGCTTTCGGGCCGCCTGCACTTGCCGGGGGTGGGCCCGGGCGCGGCGAGCGCGGTGGCGACGCGTCTGGCCGAGGACGCGTCGGTATGGGCGAAAAGCGAACACCGTCTCGAACTGGAGGTCGGGGAGCAGCGCTGCCTGGTGTTCTACAAGCTGCTCAATCCCGCTTCCGGTTATCCGCCGGCTTACGAAGTGTGCGCGTATCCGCTCGACGATCTGGCGGCGCGGCAACGACGGCTGCTCTGGCAGTTCGCGGCCGTTTGGGCCGCGCTGGTGGTGGGATCGTTCCTTGCCAACCGTGTGCTCGCGACGCGACTCAGCCGTCCCGTCGAGGCCCTGGCCTTTGATTCGGAGCAAAACCGGGCGGAATTGAGACGCACCGAAGCCGCATTGGAGATGAGCCAGGAAGGGCTTGAACGCACCGCCCGGTTTTCCGCGAACGCCTCGCACCAGCTTAAGACGCCGGTGGCCGTGTTGCGCACCGGGCTCGAGGACTTGCTGGCGAGTCGGAAGCTGGATCGTGAAGTCCGGGAAGAGGTCTCGTCGCTGGTCCACCAGACGTTCCGGCTTTCGAGTGTGATCGAGGATCTGCTCCTGCTCTCGCGCCTCGACGAGGGGCGCTTGCAGCTCGAGATGGAGACGGTGGATCTGGTGCCTTTGATCGATGCTTGGCTGGACGACCTGAGTGCGCTGCCCGACAGCCGCGACCTCAGCGTTGAAAAGCACCTGCCGGCTACTTTGCCCGTCCGCGGGGAGAAGCGTTACACCAGCTTGATCCTGCAAAATCTCCTCGAGAACGCGCGCAAATACAACCGGACCGGCGGCCGCGTGCAGATCGCGGCGACGGTCACGGACACGGCAGTGCGCCTGGTGATCGGCAATACCGGCCCCACGATTCCTGCCGATGCACAGGCGCATATCTTCGAGCGTTTCCATCGTGGCGTGGTCGCCGAAAACAAGCCGGGCCATGGGTTGGGGCTCAATCTGGCGCGGGAGCTCGCCCGGCTTCACCGCGGCGATCTCGAGTTGCTTCGCTCGACCGAGGACTGGACGGAGTTCGCCGTCTACTTTACGCGCGTCGCGCCGGAGCCGTCGCCATGA